The Bacteroidota bacterium genome contains the following window.
GTTGCAGAAACACTGTACCAGCACAGAAGCCGCGTCCCCAACTGGGTAGGCATTCCGAGGCTCATACGTCTCGGGCTCAATGTTACTTTCTAATGTTTGACCTCAACCAGGCGTAGCAACATGTTATAATTGGGCGAGATATCTATCTGCTTCGCGGGTAAGTCGATTCTGTTCACCAAGGCCCTCAGCCAGGCGGCCACGGCCAAGAGACAACAGCGATTTGGCCCGGGCTTTTTCGCCACGCGCCAGATGATACATGCCAAGCGCAACCTCCGCTTCACCGATCCGCCAATCATCGGTCTCAAAGGCCTTTTGCCGTATGCGGAGCGAAGCTTCGAGCAGGGGCGCAGCTTCGTCTAGCCGGCCTTGCGACAAGTGCAACTTCCCCAGTGCAATCTGCGGACGCACACGTGTATGGTGATCCTCGGGCAAACTGCTTTTAGCAAATACAGCAATGGCTTCTTCCAAAAACTCCTGTCCCTCAGCAATCCGTCCCATTTCAAATAGAATCTGCCCTTTGATGGACATACTTACAGCTACAAAGCGGTGATTGGCATCAAGCTTCTCGCTGTCAATGTCGATAGCCAGATCGGCATAAGGCAGCGCTTCTTCATAACGTTCGAGCTTGTACAACACATTGGCCAGGTTGCTTGCGCATGAAGCCACGCCTGGATGTCGTTCGCCAAAATGTCTTTTTGCCAACACCAGCGACCGACGATGGATTACTTCTGCCTCTTCATAATTGCCAAGTGAACCAAGGGCAACACCAAGATTTGAGAGGGCAATTGCGATGGTAGGATGGTCTTTACCCAGTACTTCCTCACGCAACACCAGGGCTTCCTTGAGTTGGACTACCGCTTGCTTCAAATCGCCCATTCGGATATAGTTGCCACCCAAATTACCAAGCAACTCAATGGTAAAGGGATGTTTTTCACCAAGGGCATTGCGTTGAATATCCAGCGCTTCCAAATAGATGGCTTCGGCCTCTGTATTTTTCCCCATTTCGGTCAACACATTGCCAACCTGGTTCATGCCCTGAACAACAAGGGGATGGGCTTTGCCAAACAATTGCTCCCGGATTTCCAACCCTTCTTTGCCAAGCTGCTCAGCCTCTTCAAACTCTCCTTTGTTACGCAACACTTCAGACAGAGAATGCAAAACGCCAGCGAGGTTGTCGACATTCCCGTCCGGGTAGTCGCGATAAATTGCCAAAGCCTGGCCGAAGTATGTTTGGGCCAATTCAAATTCAGACAACAAACCAACAACATCGCCCATATGGGTGTAGACCGGAGCTGTGTTTAAATGTCCTTCACCATGAACGGCTATCAACGAATTCAAGGCTTCCAGATAAATGGCCTTGGCCTCATCATATTTCCCCAGGTCCGAGAAAACGGTTCCCAGCCTGTCTTGCGCTTGCGCATAGGCAGTAATCACAGTTTCTTCTGTAAGATCATATGAATACCCTAGCACATCAACCAGCAGGCTTTCAGCTTCCGTATAGCGACCCTGATCTTGGAGTACCGATGCAAGGAGGGTGTTATCCTGCAAGGTAGTTGTGCCACTGCTTGACCCAGAGGCCGCACGTCGTGTCTGGGCTTGCTCAACCCAACTTTCGGCTTTGTCGTACGCGCCCATGCGTTGGTACATGCGGCCAAATACAGCCATCATTTCCGACTGCAACGCCGGCTCTCCGCCAAGTTCTCCTTCTATGCGTTGCGCACCCCGTTCCAGAATATCATAGGCAGACAAAGTATCACCCAAGGCATTGTCCGGATCGGTTGACTCAAATACATCAACCAGAAATTCGGTGATACGAGCCGATTTAACGGCTTCACGCTGCGCAATGTCACGTTCTTCAGACGCTACGCGGGATTGCTCACGAGCAACCTGGGCCTGCATGAGGGTTCCGATTAAGCTGGCGATCAGCAATATAATAGCGAGGCTTGCAGAAAGTACGCCGGCTTTGTAACGGCCATAAAACTTGCGCATGCGGTAGCCGAGCGTATCCGGGCGTGCTTTTACAGGTAATCCAGCCTGGTATCGATCAACTTCATCAATCAATGCGGCCATTGACGGATAGCGACGCTCCGGCTCTTTACGAAGGGCCATCTGCACAATCATGTCCAGGTCCCCTTCTACGTGCTGCGTAAGCATAACCCCGGTGGTGCTGCGGGCACTGGCGATGTCTTCTATTGTGGAATTATCCACCTGGCTCTTCTGACGCAGCGAAGCGCTGGGCAGAGAAACCTTGTGCGTACGCATCGCTTTTTCGATAGCAGGAAACTGCCGAATTTCGAAGCGGATTGGCAATTGCCCGCATAGCAGTTCATACAGCAACACGCCCATGGCGTATACATCCGTTGCCGTGGTTATGGATTCGCCAAAAATCTGCTCGGGCGCAGCGTATTCAGGCGTCATCACCCGCCCACCTTGCATGGTAAGCGCAAGCACCGTTTCATCTATATCTTCGCTCAGCACCTTGGCAATGCCAAAATCAAGGAGCTTCACTTCACCGTCATTGGTCACGAGAATATTCGACGGTTTAAGGTCGCGGTGAACAATCAGATTACGATGCGCAAATGCTACAGCTTCTGCTACTTTTTTAAAAAGCTCCAGCCGGCGGTTGATATTCAGTTTTGCCTGGTCACAGTAGTCTGTTATGGGCACACCCTGTACAAACTCCATAATCAGATACGGGCGGCCATCTTCCGTAGCACCTCCATCGAGTAAGCGGGCAATGTTTGCGTGCTGCAAACCGGCCAGGATCTGACGCTCAGCCATAAAGCGGCGCACCAACTGATCGGTATCCATACCCCGCTTGAGGATTTTGAGCGCCACGGTATGGTCAAACTGACCATCTGCCCTGACTGCTTTGTACACCACGCTCATACCGCCACGACCAACTTCTTCCACGAGTTCGTATTCACCAAAGCGCGTGCCTTTTGTCGGGATCGGTCCGTAAGCATCTTCTGTTGAAAGTTGCTGGATAACCTGTGCAACATCAGCTGGCACATTGCCTTCAAGAAAAGTATCCGCTTCTCCGCCGGCCTCCCAAAGTTCCATCAATATTTTTCGCAACGCAGTATCATCCTGCGACGCTTCCTCCAGAAACATCGTCCGCTGCGCTGCCGGCAGGTCGAGTGCCTGATCCAGCAACGCCTCTATTTTTTTCCACTTATCTGAAGAGATGGGATCCAAGTAATGCCTCCTGCAATCAGGTTTACCGACGCAATAATAAGCTGTATGCTCATTTATAAACGTAATACCCGCGGGTCACGCGACATGTTACGACACGCTATTCAGATTTTTCTACGGGTGGTTGTTTTATTTGCTTCAACGCCGGCCAAAATATAATGTCAAACGCTGCATCTTTCTCTTCACTTACAATAAAAATATTCCACCCTACTATGTCGCTTTCAGGTCGTTATTTGCGCAAATTCGGGTATATTCAATCTGATGTCTAAATCAGTTCTCTACCCACATGAGCGCCTATCATTATATCATAACCGTACACGGCATGGGAGAAAGCCGATACGGAGAAACCACGTTACCTGTAATCAGCCGGTGTGCTGAAGTTGTCAACGACGTGCTAACACCCAAAGCCCAGACCTCAAAAGACCGCCGCGCTTCCTTCAAGAAAAAAGGCCGAGACTTTGTAACATTGGGCGCATACGTAGGTGCCAGTCCCCTCGAAAACAATGCCCGTCCCTGGGTTGAGTTTGAAGGCATTCCTACCGAAGCGGCGCCAAGGAAAACCTTCACCGGTATTGCAACCCATGACCCAGATGGCAAGCTGATACGGTTTGCCGAAATTTGGTGGAAAGACCTTGTAGATGTAAACGAACATGTTCTCGAACCTGCCAGTCCCTGGGCAGATGGACTGATTGGGCGGATCGAACGCATGAACACGCAGCCCCCCACCTGGATGCCACAACTCCTGTTCAAACTCCAGGATGTGCTAGGCCCGCTGCAAACTATTCTTGGATCGCGTGTACCCGATGTGGAAGATCTTGCGTTCAACAAATACCTGGGCGATGTACAGATCTACGCAGAATACGAACCGATGCGCGGTACCGCAGTACGTCGATTCCATGAGCGGATGAACCA
Protein-coding sequences here:
- a CDS encoding serine/threonine-protein kinase, which encodes MDPISSDKWKKIEALLDQALDLPAAQRTMFLEEASQDDTALRKILMELWEAGGEADTFLEGNVPADVAQVIQQLSTEDAYGPIPTKGTRFGEYELVEEVGRGGMSVVYKAVRADGQFDHTVALKILKRGMDTDQLVRRFMAERQILAGLQHANIARLLDGGATEDGRPYLIMEFVQGVPITDYCDQAKLNINRRLELFKKVAEAVAFAHRNLIVHRDLKPSNILVTNDGEVKLLDFGIAKVLSEDIDETVLALTMQGGRVMTPEYAAPEQIFGESITTATDVYAMGVLLYELLCGQLPIRFEIRQFPAIEKAMRTHKVSLPSASLRQKSQVDNSTIEDIASARSTTGVMLTQHVEGDLDMIVQMALRKEPERRYPSMAALIDEVDRYQAGLPVKARPDTLGYRMRKFYGRYKAGVLSASLAIILLIASLIGTLMQAQVAREQSRVASEERDIAQREAVKSARITEFLVDVFESTDPDNALGDTLSAYDILERGAQRIEGELGGEPALQSEMMAVFGRMYQRMGAYDKAESWVEQAQTRRAASGSSSGTTTLQDNTLLASVLQDQGRYTEAESLLVDVLGYSYDLTEETVITAYAQAQDRLGTVFSDLGKYDEAKAIYLEALNSLIAVHGEGHLNTAPVYTHMGDVVGLLSEFELAQTYFGQALAIYRDYPDGNVDNLAGVLHSLSEVLRNKGEFEEAEQLGKEGLEIREQLFGKAHPLVVQGMNQVGNVLTEMGKNTEAEAIYLEALDIQRNALGEKHPFTIELLGNLGGNYIRMGDLKQAVVQLKEALVLREEVLGKDHPTIAIALSNLGVALGSLGNYEEAEVIHRRSLVLAKRHFGERHPGVASCASNLANVLYKLERYEEALPYADLAIDIDSEKLDANHRFVAVSMSIKGQILFEMGRIAEGQEFLEEAIAVFAKSSLPEDHHTRVRPQIALGKLHLSQGRLDEAAPLLEASLRIRQKAFETDDWRIGEAEVALGMYHLARGEKARAKSLLSLGRGRLAEGLGEQNRLTREADRYLAQL